A stretch of Acetobacteroides hydrogenigenes DNA encodes these proteins:
- a CDS encoding ABC transporter ATP-binding protein, with protein MSARKQPQTEQVTLKATGLGIGYSAGRSQATLLHENLNLELKTGELTCLLGPNGAGKSTLIRTLVGFQPRLAGDVYIGGKPIKGYSQGEYAKLVSVVLTERSSIGGMTVRELVGMGRYPHTGYFGILRTKDHRVVERAIAQVGIADLAGKYVSELSDGERQKAMIAKALAQETPIIILDEPTAFLDLPSKIEVMVLLLNLAEQTQKSILLSTHDLELALQLADRLWLLAKDRELVSGVPEDLVLSGEFNSFFEREGILFDKETGSFRVHNPIAKSVHISGVGVEAQWVANALVRNGFAPSADPDAEYRVEVSEEYPGEYLVYRNSVKMFTANSIENLLKLLKAS; from the coding sequence ATGAGTGCAAGGAAACAACCGCAAACCGAACAGGTAACCCTTAAGGCAACAGGGTTGGGCATTGGCTACTCCGCTGGCCGAAGCCAGGCTACGCTCCTGCACGAGAACCTTAACCTGGAGCTGAAGACGGGCGAGCTTACCTGCTTGCTGGGTCCCAACGGTGCGGGCAAGTCTACCCTTATCCGTACGCTGGTTGGCTTTCAGCCAAGGCTGGCCGGCGATGTTTACATCGGGGGTAAGCCCATAAAGGGGTACTCTCAGGGCGAATACGCCAAGCTGGTAAGCGTTGTGCTTACCGAGCGATCGTCGATAGGCGGAATGACCGTGCGCGAGCTGGTGGGCATGGGCCGTTATCCGCACACCGGATACTTTGGCATCCTGCGCACCAAGGATCATAGGGTGGTTGAGCGGGCAATTGCGCAGGTTGGGATTGCTGATTTGGCCGGCAAGTACGTATCGGAGCTGAGCGATGGCGAGCGCCAAAAGGCGATGATTGCAAAGGCGCTGGCTCAGGAAACGCCCATCATCATTCTGGACGAGCCTACCGCGTTTCTCGACCTTCCGAGCAAGATTGAGGTGATGGTGCTGCTGCTTAACCTTGCGGAGCAGACGCAGAAGAGCATTCTGCTATCGACGCACGACCTAGAGCTGGCGCTGCAGCTGGCCGATAGGCTCTGGCTGCTGGCAAAAGACCGCGAGCTGGTGTCGGGCGTGCCCGAAGATCTGGTGCTCTCGGGCGAGTTCAACTCGTTCTTCGAGCGCGAGGGCATACTTTTCGATAAGGAGACCGGATCGTTTCGTGTGCACAACCCTATTGCCAAGTCGGTGCACATATCCGGGGTAGGGGTGGAGGCGCAGTGGGTGGCCAACGCGCTGGTACGAAACGGCTTTGCGCCATCGGCCGATCCCGATGCCGAATACCGCGTGGAGGTGAGCGAGGAGTATCCCGGTGAGTACCTGGTTTACCGCAACTCGGTGAAGATGTTTACGGCCAACTCCATCGAAAACCTGCTGAAACTGCTGAAGGCGTCGTAG
- a CDS encoding iron ABC transporter permease — protein MAGVGALIPLLMLMNIAWGTVSIPVGKVFEILSGADTSNVAWNNIIWMSRMPQSITAMLAGAALAACGLMMQTLFRNPLADPSILGISTGANLGVAIMVLSLNGSMVVGTIMGYTANILAAFVGALAVLLIILSLSGKIKNTAMLLIVGIMIGFMASSIISVLNFYASKENIQIFVLWGLGDFSNVTWNEMPSFAIASTIGIAFALLQIKPLNALLLGENYASNLGVNVKRARYSILLAAGLLIAAVTAFCGPISFIGLAVPHVARMLLGTSNHKTLLPATILLGSVVALLCNLLTTLPGEGGIIPINAVTSMLGAPVVIYVIFNRRKLQYFS, from the coding sequence ATGGCAGGAGTAGGGGCGCTGATCCCACTTCTGATGCTGATGAATATTGCTTGGGGAACGGTGTCCATTCCTGTGGGAAAGGTGTTCGAGATACTTTCCGGGGCCGACACGTCGAACGTTGCGTGGAATAACATTATTTGGATGTCACGCATGCCCCAGTCGATTACGGCCATGCTGGCTGGCGCTGCCCTTGCGGCCTGCGGGCTGATGATGCAAACGCTCTTTCGCAATCCGCTTGCCGATCCTTCGATCCTCGGAATTAGTACGGGTGCGAATTTGGGCGTTGCCATCATGGTGCTATCGCTCAACGGGTCGATGGTGGTAGGCACCATTATGGGCTACACCGCCAACATCCTAGCGGCATTCGTTGGCGCTCTGGCCGTACTGCTGATCATCCTATCGCTATCGGGAAAAATAAAGAATACGGCCATGCTGCTTATCGTGGGTATCATGATTGGCTTCATGGCATCGTCCATCATATCGGTGCTTAACTTTTACGCCTCGAAGGAGAACATCCAAATCTTCGTGCTTTGGGGGCTGGGCGATTTCTCGAACGTAACGTGGAACGAGATGCCCTCCTTTGCCATTGCTTCGACTATTGGGATTGCGTTTGCCCTTTTGCAGATTAAGCCGCTGAACGCGCTGCTGCTGGGCGAAAATTACGCCTCGAACCTTGGGGTTAACGTAAAGCGGGCGCGATACTCCATTCTGCTGGCCGCAGGTTTGCTGATTGCGGCTGTTACGGCCTTCTGTGGGCCGATATCCTTTATCGGTTTGGCCGTTCCGCACGTGGCGCGGATGCTGCTCGGGACATCGAACCACAAGACGCTGCTGCCGGCAACCATTCTGCTGGGCTCGGTGGTTGCTCTTTTGTGCAACCTGCTAACAACCCTGCCGGGTGAGGGAGGGATTATCCCCATTAATGCCGTAACTTCGATGCTTGGTGCGCCGGTGGTGATATACGTGATCTTTAACCGTCGTAAGCTACAATACTTTTCGTGA
- a CDS encoding ABC transporter substrate-binding protein, with the protein MTRFRALLATALVLLLFSACSSKKNGNGESSNSGSSYFSEKITLKYLRGFSIGYHGSYATVDVRDPFDSTKLLKRYILIDRTKPTPTGLPQGIVVKVPVEKSACFYGLTVNEMARLGVNQTVTGVAEPQYVKDGLVQAGLKQGKVVDLGEVAQANVERIIEANPEILVVSPISGGSLNKIEQTGVPLVYDCSYLENTPLARAEWIKFIALFFKKEALANKMFDSVDARYCRVAKIARASKSHRPTVFTEKKFGQVWYTPGGRSYMARFLEDAGADYIWKDDKSTGSLPLSFESVLAKASNADYWIIKTNTPYVYTYAHLEKEFGLYSSFKAFKEGSIVSCDTGRVPYYEDGYLEPDVILSDMVSIFHPELLPGYIPKYFKMLAR; encoded by the coding sequence ATGACACGTTTTAGAGCCTTACTGGCAACTGCACTGGTTTTACTGCTGTTTAGCGCTTGCTCTTCCAAAAAAAACGGCAACGGCGAATCATCGAACTCCGGTTCGTCCTACTTTTCGGAGAAAATAACCCTTAAGTACCTTCGCGGATTTAGCATTGGCTACCACGGCAGCTACGCTACGGTTGACGTTCGCGATCCGTTCGACTCGACCAAGCTGCTTAAGCGCTACATCCTGATCGATCGTACTAAACCTACCCCTACGGGATTGCCCCAAGGCATTGTGGTGAAGGTTCCTGTCGAGAAATCGGCCTGCTTTTACGGTTTAACGGTGAACGAGATGGCCCGCCTAGGAGTGAACCAGACCGTAACCGGAGTGGCCGAACCCCAATACGTAAAGGATGGCCTTGTGCAGGCGGGGCTTAAGCAGGGCAAGGTGGTGGATCTGGGCGAGGTGGCGCAGGCCAACGTGGAGCGCATCATCGAAGCGAACCCGGAGATACTGGTTGTCTCGCCAATTTCGGGGGGATCGCTAAATAAGATAGAGCAAACGGGCGTACCGCTGGTGTACGACTGCTCGTACCTGGAGAATACGCCGCTGGCGCGTGCGGAATGGATTAAGTTCATCGCGCTATTCTTTAAAAAGGAGGCGCTTGCCAACAAAATGTTCGATAGCGTTGATGCCCGATACTGCCGCGTTGCAAAAATTGCAAGGGCTTCCAAGTCGCATCGGCCTACGGTATTCACCGAAAAGAAGTTCGGACAGGTGTGGTACACCCCTGGAGGCCGCAGCTACATGGCTCGCTTCCTAGAGGATGCCGGAGCCGACTACATCTGGAAGGATGATAAGAGCACGGGTTCGCTACCGCTAAGCTTTGAGTCGGTGCTGGCAAAAGCATCGAATGCCGACTACTGGATCATAAAAACCAACACCCCATACGTGTACACCTACGCCCATCTCGAAAAGGAGTTCGGGCTGTACAGCAGCTTCAAGGCGTTTAAGGAGGGCTCCATCGTTAGCTGCGATACGGGAAGAGTGCCCTACTACGAGGACGGCTACCTTGAGCCGGATGTCATCCTTAGCGATATGGTGAGCATCTTCCATCCGGAGCTGCTGCCCGGCTATATTCCCAAATACTTTAAAATGCTGGCCCGATGA
- a CDS encoding branched-chain amino acid aminotransferase, producing the protein MENLDWGKLPFGYIKTDYNIRCTFKDGKWGELEVSDSEYLPIHIAATGLHYGQEAFEGLKAYRGKDGKIRLFRWIENAKRLHRSAEGILMAPVPEKLFEEAILKVVKLNERFVPPYGTGASLYLRPVLFGTGAEVGVKPASEYTFIVFATPVGPYFKEGFNPVKIAIVKDSDRAAPLGTGTLKVGGNYAASLRGVVETHHKGYSSPMYLDAKEKKYIDEIGAANFFGIKDNCYITPESTSILPSITNMSLLTLAEDLGIKAIRRPIPVEELDTFEEVGACGTAAVISPIGEIADLETGKVYKFCKDGRPGPVSTKLYETLVAIQYGDIPDPHGWVTIVE; encoded by the coding sequence ATGGAAAATTTAGATTGGGGTAAGTTGCCTTTCGGTTACATCAAAACCGACTACAACATCCGTTGTACATTTAAAGATGGGAAATGGGGAGAATTAGAGGTGTCTGATTCGGAATATCTCCCAATTCATATTGCCGCAACAGGACTTCATTATGGACAAGAGGCATTTGAAGGCTTAAAGGCTTATAGAGGCAAAGATGGCAAGATCCGTCTTTTCCGTTGGATCGAGAATGCGAAGCGTTTACATCGGTCGGCTGAAGGCATTCTGATGGCTCCAGTTCCTGAAAAGCTTTTTGAAGAGGCAATCCTTAAGGTTGTGAAGCTTAACGAGCGCTTCGTACCGCCATATGGTACAGGTGCATCACTATACCTGCGCCCAGTTCTATTTGGTACAGGCGCAGAGGTGGGCGTTAAACCTGCAAGCGAGTACACCTTTATCGTATTTGCAACGCCTGTCGGTCCTTACTTCAAGGAAGGCTTTAACCCTGTTAAGATTGCTATTGTTAAGGATAGCGATCGTGCTGCACCGCTAGGTACCGGAACCTTAAAGGTTGGTGGTAACTATGCTGCTAGCCTCCGTGGTGTTGTAGAAACCCACCATAAGGGCTATAGCTCGCCAATGTACCTCGATGCAAAGGAGAAGAAGTACATCGATGAGATTGGTGCCGCTAACTTCTTTGGCATTAAGGATAACTGCTATATAACCCCCGAGAGCACAAGTATTCTTCCATCGATAACCAACATGAGCTTGCTAACGTTGGCCGAAGATCTTGGAATTAAGGCTATCCGCCGTCCTATTCCGGTAGAGGAACTAGACACCTTTGAAGAGGTTGGCGCTTGCGGAACGGCTGCCGTTATATCTCCAATTGGCGAGATTGCCGATCTGGAAACCGGTAAGGTTTACAAGTTCTGCAAAGACGGACGTCCAGGACCAGTATCGACTAAGCTGTACGAAACCCTGGTGGCGATTCAGTATGGCGATATTCCTGATCCTCACGGCTGGGTTACCATTGTTGAGTAA
- a CDS encoding 6-phosphofructokinase: MANTKSNYKGVIGVLTGGGDVPGLNPAIRAVTFRAIREGYKVIGIRKGWEGMITIDRSKKLEEQEDAVVLTEQMVNRLGRTGGTFLHSSRTRPDMVKLDRVPDLYKDKYTLDINDMTSEVMLNIDYLGLDYLIPIGGDDTLSYGVHLHSKGVPVVAIPKTMDNDVPGTDYCIGFGTCISRTIELAHELRTSAGSHERFLVIEVFGRYAGFSALLPTMAGAADRCVIPEHKFDIEHLTELMVQDRANNPSKYSVLLVSEGAMFKNGDMIFKGEEADAYGHKKLGGIGDIVSEQMRNISAKYNNGRKIDVINQRLGYMVRSGAPDALDSIVPMAFGNLALDLILKGTFGRLVSLRNGRYDNVPIEVVTSYKKKVDIEKFYDKERYRPRYENFNDKPQLIMTSDY; encoded by the coding sequence ATGGCAAATACTAAATCGAACTACAAAGGGGTGATTGGCGTCCTTACAGGAGGAGGCGATGTGCCCGGTTTAAATCCAGCTATCAGGGCGGTAACGTTCCGCGCTATTCGTGAAGGTTACAAGGTGATTGGAATCCGTAAAGGATGGGAGGGTATGATAACCATCGATCGCTCTAAAAAACTTGAAGAGCAGGAGGATGCAGTTGTTCTTACCGAACAGATGGTGAATAGGTTGGGAAGAACTGGAGGTACATTCCTGCATTCTTCGCGTACTCGTCCTGACATGGTAAAGTTGGATAGAGTTCCTGATCTCTACAAGGATAAGTACACCCTTGACATCAACGACATGACCAGTGAGGTGATGTTGAATATCGACTATCTAGGACTAGATTACCTCATTCCGATAGGAGGCGATGATACGCTTAGCTACGGGGTGCACCTGCATAGTAAGGGCGTGCCTGTAGTAGCCATCCCTAAAACAATGGATAATGATGTTCCTGGAACCGATTACTGCATTGGTTTTGGCACCTGCATCTCGCGTACAATTGAGCTTGCGCACGAGTTGCGAACTTCGGCTGGCTCGCACGAGCGCTTTTTGGTCATAGAAGTTTTTGGGCGTTATGCTGGATTCTCTGCCTTACTGCCTACCATGGCAGGCGCTGCCGATCGATGCGTTATCCCTGAGCATAAGTTCGACATCGAGCATCTTACCGAACTGATGGTTCAAGATAGAGCTAACAATCCAAGTAAGTATTCCGTTCTTTTGGTTTCAGAAGGGGCTATGTTTAAAAACGGAGATATGATCTTTAAGGGTGAAGAGGCCGATGCCTATGGGCACAAGAAACTCGGTGGAATTGGTGATATCGTTTCGGAACAGATGCGAAATATATCGGCAAAATACAATAATGGTAGAAAGATTGATGTTATCAACCAGCGATTGGGCTATATGGTTCGGTCTGGGGCGCCTGATGCGCTTGATAGCATTGTGCCTATGGCTTTTGGAAACCTTGCGCTCGATCTTATTCTTAAAGGAACTTTTGGTAGGTTGGTGAGCTTACGCAATGGGAGGTACGACAATGTACCTATCGAAGTTGTAACTAGCTACAAAAAGAAGGTTGATATCGAAAAGTTCTACGATAAGGAACGGTATCGACCACGGTACGAGAATTTCAACGATAAGCCACAGCTTATTATGACAAGCGACTACTAG
- a CDS encoding GIY-YIG nuclease family protein: MEAFWVYILYSAKLDRYYIGSTNNLARRLAEHERG; encoded by the coding sequence ATGGAAGCATTCTGGGTTTACATCCTATACAGTGCCAAACTGGATCGATACTACATTGGTAGTACCAACAATCTAGCCCGTCGGCTAGCAGAGCATGAACGGGGCTAG
- a CDS encoding bifunctional folylpolyglutamate synthase/dihydrofolate synthase, which produces MTYQETLDYMFSQLPMFHRVGKSAYKANLDNTLILDEHFGHPHTKFKTIHVAGTNGKGSTSHMLASILQDAGLKVGLYTSPHLRDFRERIKINGVEVSEAYVVDFVEQHKALFEKIQPSFFEMTVALAFKYFADEQIDVAVVEVGMGGRLDSTNIISPLVSIITNIGFDHTEFLGDTLAKIAFEKGGIIKPQTPAIIGESHPETASVFAKIAEEVQASLVFADQRYRVGERSLTSDGLQRFTIESSAGDVVYDDVEVDLQGSYQAKNILGVLTAVDVLKAHFPSLTDDAVRRGLRHASAQTGLRGRWFKLSNNPLTICDTGHNVDGITYIVDQISKTPHEKLYWVFGMVSDKEINKVIQLLPKDAYYIFTQASIPRAKDADLLAEECRAAGLAGEVEKNVEKAVEKARSMASSNDLIFIGGSTFVVAEVV; this is translated from the coding sequence ATGACCTACCAGGAAACGCTCGATTATATGTTCAGCCAGCTCCCCATGTTCCATAGGGTTGGCAAAAGCGCCTACAAGGCAAACCTCGACAATACGCTCATCCTCGACGAGCATTTCGGACATCCGCACACGAAGTTTAAAACCATACACGTTGCTGGAACCAACGGAAAGGGTTCTACCTCGCACATGCTGGCCTCCATCCTTCAGGATGCCGGGCTAAAGGTAGGGTTGTACACCTCTCCCCACCTGCGCGACTTCCGCGAAAGGATTAAGATTAACGGCGTAGAGGTTTCGGAAGCCTACGTTGTCGATTTCGTGGAGCAGCACAAGGCGCTTTTCGAGAAGATACAGCCCTCGTTCTTCGAGATGACGGTAGCCCTAGCCTTCAAGTACTTCGCCGACGAGCAGATTGATGTTGCCGTGGTTGAGGTTGGTATGGGCGGTAGGCTCGATTCCACCAACATCATTAGCCCGCTGGTTAGCATCATCACCAACATCGGCTTCGACCATACCGAATTTCTTGGCGATACCTTGGCTAAGATTGCCTTCGAAAAGGGGGGCATCATCAAGCCTCAAACACCAGCTATTATCGGCGAGTCTCATCCCGAAACTGCATCGGTATTCGCTAAGATAGCCGAAGAAGTACAGGCTTCTCTTGTTTTTGCCGATCAGAGGTATAGGGTAGGGGAGCGCTCACTAACCAGCGATGGTCTGCAGCGGTTTACCATCGAGAGCAGCGCTGGCGATGTCGTTTATGATGATGTTGAGGTAGACCTTCAGGGCAGCTACCAGGCAAAGAATATTCTCGGCGTACTTACCGCTGTAGATGTGCTTAAGGCGCATTTCCCATCCCTCACCGACGATGCTGTTCGTCGTGGGCTACGCCATGCATCGGCGCAAACCGGACTCCGTGGCCGCTGGTTTAAGCTATCCAACAATCCGCTTACCATCTGCGATACCGGCCACAACGTTGATGGCATTACCTACATCGTCGATCAAATCAGCAAAACACCACACGAGAAGCTCTACTGGGTTTTTGGAATGGTAAGCGATAAAGAAATTAATAAGGTGATTCAACTACTCCCCAAGGACGCCTACTACATCTTCACCCAAGCATCCATTCCACGTGCTAAGGATGCCGATTTGCTGGCCGAAGAGTGTCGCGCTGCTGGTTTAGCCGGAGAGGTGGAAAAGAATGTTGAAAAGGCGGTAGAAAAAGCAAGAAGTATGGCTTCGAGTAACGATCTTATTTTCATAGGTGGAAGCACTTTTGTTGTTGCAGAAGTAGTTTAA
- a CDS encoding PhoH family protein has protein sequence MKKSSTTKGVSKVFVLDTNVILHDHSCIRNFQDNDVVLPITVLEELDKFKKGNEEINYNAREFARELDKISGDNLFNGGIPLGKNMGKLRVELGQKMPERVQLSLYDDIPDNRILSIALYVKEQHPDRPVILISKDINLRLKAKAFGLLAQDYLTDKVADIDILKKDVEEVPLGDDMVEAFYKNNELPANKMKQAFFHNEYMILRGNTKSALAYFDKPSGAFKRIEKHRAYGIEPRNSEQAFSLDALLRKDVQLVALTGKAGTGKTLLALAAALAQEKEYDQILVARPVVPLSNKDIGFLPGDVESKIGPYMQPLYDNINFIKTRYKNTNREYMRIEEILKSEKLVITPLAYIRGRSLTNVYFIIDEAQNLTPHEIKTIITRAGEGTKLVFTGDIFQIDQPYLDIKSNGLTYLSDKMLGQELFAHVNLVKGERSMLAELASNLL, from the coding sequence ATGAAGAAAAGTTCTACAACGAAAGGTGTTTCAAAGGTATTCGTACTCGACACCAACGTCATCCTACACGACCATAGCTGCATTCGAAACTTTCAGGACAACGACGTCGTACTTCCGATAACCGTGCTTGAGGAGCTGGATAAGTTCAAGAAGGGCAACGAGGAAATTAACTACAACGCCCGCGAGTTTGCCCGCGAGCTCGATAAGATTTCGGGCGACAACCTCTTTAACGGTGGCATCCCGCTAGGAAAAAATATGGGCAAGCTGCGCGTTGAGCTGGGCCAAAAGATGCCCGAGAGGGTGCAGCTGTCGCTCTACGACGACATCCCCGACAACCGAATCCTCAGCATCGCCCTATACGTAAAGGAGCAGCACCCCGATCGTCCCGTAATCCTCATCTCGAAGGATATCAACCTAAGGCTTAAAGCCAAGGCGTTTGGGCTGCTGGCGCAGGACTACCTGACCGATAAGGTAGCCGACATCGACATCCTAAAAAAGGATGTTGAGGAGGTGCCGCTTGGCGATGACATGGTTGAGGCCTTCTACAAGAACAACGAGCTACCGGCAAATAAGATGAAGCAAGCCTTCTTCCATAACGAGTACATGATTTTAAGGGGCAATACCAAGAGCGCCCTCGCCTACTTCGACAAGCCATCAGGAGCCTTTAAGCGGATTGAGAAGCACCGCGCCTACGGCATCGAACCGCGCAACTCCGAGCAGGCCTTCTCGCTCGATGCCCTCCTTAGAAAGGATGTGCAGCTGGTGGCCCTTACCGGAAAGGCAGGCACCGGGAAGACCCTACTGGCGCTTGCCGCTGCCCTCGCCCAGGAGAAGGAGTACGACCAAATTCTGGTTGCCCGTCCGGTGGTACCGCTATCGAACAAGGATATTGGCTTTCTTCCCGGCGATGTGGAGTCGAAGATTGGCCCCTACATGCAGCCGCTGTACGACAACATCAACTTCATCAAAACCCGATACAAGAACACCAACCGCGAGTACATGCGCATCGAGGAGATCCTGAAGTCGGAAAAGCTGGTGATTACCCCGCTGGCCTACATCCGCGGGCGCAGCCTTACCAACGTCTACTTCATCATCGACGAGGCGCAGAACCTCACCCCGCACGAGATTAAGACCATCATCACCCGCGCCGGCGAGGGTACCAAGTTGGTGTTTACGGGTGATATCTTCCAGATCGACCAGCCCTACTTGGACATTAAGTCCAACGGCCTCACCTACCTCAGCGACAAGATGCTCGGGCAGGAGCTCTTTGCCCACGTCAACCTCGTTAAGGGCGAGCGCAGCATGCTGGCCGAGCTGGCCAGCAACCTGCTATAG
- a CDS encoding DsrE/DsrF/TusD sulfur relay family protein — MAKIGIILETKEYEKAWNAFRFAVTAKKQGHEVKVFLMGEAVECEGLTHDKYNVDEQLKSFVNIGGEILACGTCLKSRHLESTEACPISTMVDCVELVVWADKTVTF; from the coding sequence ATGGCAAAAATTGGAATCATTCTGGAGACAAAGGAGTACGAAAAGGCGTGGAATGCCTTTCGCTTTGCGGTGACCGCTAAAAAGCAGGGGCACGAGGTAAAGGTGTTTCTGATGGGGGAGGCCGTAGAGTGCGAGGGTCTTACCCACGATAAATACAACGTTGACGAGCAGCTGAAAAGCTTCGTCAATATTGGTGGCGAGATTCTGGCTTGCGGCACCTGCCTGAAGTCGCGCCACCTTGAAAGCACCGAGGCATGCCCCATATCCACCATGGTCGATTGCGTAGAGCTGGTGGTCTGGGCCGATAAGACGGTTACCTTTTAA